The DNA sequence AATGGTCAGCACCTGGGTGTTGTTGTCCTGCGGCAAGGCTTCGCTGGAAACCTTGGGCAGATCCACTTTCACGCCCTGATTGAGCATCGGCGCAGTCACCATGAAGATGACCAGCAGCACCAGCATCACGTCGATGTAAGGCACTACGTTCATCTCGGCGACCGGCTTGCGCTTGTGTCGGGCTCGAGTGATTAAAGCCATCGTGAAATACCTGCTTATTCTTCGCTGGTGTGCACTTTGCGGTGCAGGATCGCCTGGAATTCATCGGCGAAGGTGTAGTAGCGGCTCAGCAAGGTTTCACTGCGGGCAGAGAAACGGTTGTAAGCGATAACGGCCGGGATCGCGGCGAACAGACCGATCGCGGTGGCGATCAGGGCTTCGGCGATGCCGGGTGCCACGGTGGCCAGGGTGGCCTGCTGGGCGCTGGCCAGACCACGGAAGGAGTTCATGATCCCCCAGACGGTACCGAACAGACCGATGTACGGGCTGACCGAACCGACGGTGGCGAGGAACGGCAGGCTCTGCTCGAGCTTCTCTTCCTCACGGGAGATGGCGACGCGCATGGCACGGGCCACGCCTTCCATCACTGCTTCAGGATCGACACCAGGCTGCTGACGCAGACGGGAGAACTCCTTGAAGCCGGCGCGGAAGATCTGCTCGACGCCCGAATCCGGATCCGGGTTGCTGCCGGCCTGACGGTAGAGTTTGGACAGGTCGATACCCGACCAGAAGCGCTCCTCGAAGCTCTCCAGGGCACGTCGACCGGCGCGCAGCAGGTTGCTGCGCTGAAAGATCATGATCCATGAGGTCACCGATGCGGCTACCAGGGTCAACATTACCAACTGCACCACGATGCTGGCATTGCTGACCAGGCTCCACATGGAGGAATGGTCGACGACGTTAGCTTCCACGCTTTATCTCCTGCTTTGAGTGTGTACCCGTGCCGACCGCGTCGGCAAAGGCCGCACGCAGGTCTTCGGGAAGGGCCCGGGGTTTCAAACTGTTAGTGCGCACACAGGCCACCAGAAACTGCCCTTCGCAGAGCAGCACATTATCCGTTGCCCGCCTGACCTGCTGTCGAAAGCGCAGGCTGGCACGGTTCAATTCGATTACATCAGCGCTTACCAGAAGCTCGTCATCCAGTCGCGCCGGCGCGTGGTAACGCGCTTCGCTGGAATGCACGACGAACAACAGGTCCTCCCCTGCCAGCGCCGACTGGGCAAAGCCCAGCTCCCGGAGCCGCTCGGTTCGAGCCCGTTCCATAAACTTGAGGTAATTAACGTAATACACGATGCCGCCCGCATCGGTGTCCTCGTAATAAACGCGACAACGATGTGCGAACGACTCAAGCCCGTTTTGCGCGCGCATACTCTAGTGCTTACTCCTCGGGTTGCCAATCCGGCCAGGCAACTGTTTTTCATTGTTCGAAGGCTTTACCGCAAAAGTACCGTCCTGAGACAGTACAAACGCTGAATAAATCGACAATAAATGTGTATTAATCGTCCACGGCATCGAGAAACTCGTCTACCACGGGCATCTCGCCCATTCGTGTCGGAATGTTTAAACCAAAATGCAGGTACGCGTGGCGGGTAACCACCCTGCCCCGTGGTGTCCGCATGATGTAACCCTGCTGAATCAGATACGGCTCGAGCACGTCTTCAATGGTGTGGCGTTCTTCGCTGATCGCCGCCGCCAGACTGTCGATGCCCACCGGGCCACCGTCGAACTTCTCGATCATGGTCAACAGCAGACGCCGGTCCTGATGATCGAAACCGTGCTCGTCGACATCCAGCAGGTTCAGCGCCAGATCCGCGACGGACTTGGTGATGTGGCCCTTGGCCCGGACTTCGGCGAAATCCCGTACCCGGCGCAACAGTCGGTTGGCGATCCGCGGCGTGCCACGGGCGCGGCGGGCAATCTCGAAAGCCCCTTCCGGATCCAGCGGCAGGCCGAGGATATTCGCTGAACGGCTGACAATCGTCGCCAGGTCAGCGGTGCTGTAGAACTCGAGACGCTGGACGATGCCGAAACGGTCGCGCAACGGGTTGGTCAGCATGCCCGCCCTGGTGGTCGCACCCACCAGGGTGAACGGCGGCAGATCGAGTTTGATCGAACGCGCCGCCGGCCCTTCACCGATCATGATGTCGAGCTGGAAATCTTCCATGGCCGGGTACAGCACTTCTTCTACGATCGGCGACAGGCGATGGATTTCATCGATGAACAGCACGTCGTGCGGCTCAAGATTGGTCAACAGCGCCGCCAGATCACCCGGGCGCTCCAGCACCGGGCCGGAAGTGCTCTTGATCGACACACCCATTTCCTGGGCGATGATGTTCGCCAGCGTGGTTTTACCCAGCCCCGGCGGGCCGAAGATCAGGGTGTGGTCGAGGGATTCGCTACGGCCACGGGCGGCCTGGATAAACAGTTCCATCTGCTCGCGAACGGTCGGCTGGCCGATGTACTCGGCGAGGCTGACGGGACGTATCGCCCGATCCTGGACTTCTTCGCGCTCACGCGGGCTGTGCGTGGCGGCGATCAGACGATCAGCTTCAATCACTTAAATCATTCCCTTCAGGGCGCGTCGAATCATGTCTTCGCTGCTCAGGCCTTTCTCTTTGATCGCGGAAATCGCCTTGCTCGCTTCCTGTGGTTTGTAGCCCAGGGAAATCAGCGCGCTGACCGCATCGTTCTCGGCGGTGTTGACCGGCGCCGGGCCGTCCGGCTGGTTGGGTACCAGTGCGAACATGGCCGGCGAGGTTTCCCAGGCCTTGAAGCGATCCTTGAGTTCAACCAGCAGACGCTCGGCAGTTTTCTTGCCCACGCCCGGCACCTTGGTCAGCGCCGAGGTGTCCTGGGACTGCACGCAACGGATCAGTTCGTCGACTTCCAGACTCGACATCAAGGCCAGCGCCAGTTTCGGCCCCACACCATTGAGACGGATCAACTCGCGAAAAAAGTCTCGCTCACGCTTGCCGGCAAAACCATAGAGTAACTGCGCGTCTTCGCGTACGACCAAATGGGTGTGCAGGGTCAGCGGTTCACCGACCGACGGCAGACGATAAAGGGTGGTCATGGGCACTTCCAGCTCATACCCGAGGCCGTTTACATCCAGAATCAGGTGCGGCGGCTGTTTCTCAGCCAGAGTGCCGCGCAAGCGTCCAATCACGTTTCAGATCCTTGAGCGTTGGCCAGCCGTGGGCTGGCGACTGTCGGAAGGAGAGTTTCGGGCCGACGACCCAGGCGCAAAACACGCATTCCGGAAATTTGACTGCTGATGCTATCAGAGACGCAGTCGCCCGCCACGACTGCGTGCCGTTCCCAAGCCGTGCGGCAACAGACTGGAGCGCGTGTGGGCGTGACAAATGGCAATCGCCAGGGCATCCGACGCGTCGATTTGCGGTTTGCTGGTCAGCTTGAGCATGTGCATGACCATCATCTGCACCTGCTCTTTATTGGCCGCGCCCGTCCCCACCACTGCCTGTTTGACCTGCGTGGCCGTGTACTCGGCGATCTCCAGGCTCTCTTCGGCGCCAGCGACGATAGCGGCCCCACGGGCCTGCCCGAGCTTGAGCGCCGAGTCGGCGTTTTTCGCCATGAACACCTTTTCGATGCCCATGGTGACCGGGCCGTAGGTCTGGATGATCTCCCGCACGCCGCGATAGACGATCTGCAACCGTTCATGCAATTCGCCGGCACCAGTGCGGATACAACCCGAGGCGACATAGATGCAACCGCCGCGTCCGGTATCGCGAACAATGCCGTAGCCGGTAATGCGCGAACCGGGGTCGATACCAAGAATTAAAGTCATAACGCCTGCAGGTTCGGTAAAAGCACTGAATTCAAGATAACGCATAACAAATGTGGGAGCTGGCTTGCCAGCGATGACGGTGTGTCAGGCACGATCATTACCTGATGTGCCGACGCCATCGCTGGCAAGCCAGCTCCCACATTGAAGCCTAGTCGCTCTTAACCGAGCTGAGCGGCCACGTCTTCCGGAATGTCCGCGTTGGAGTAGACGTTCTGCACGTCGTCCAGGTCTTCCAGCATGTCGATCAGCTTGAGCACCTTCTCGGCGCCCTCCAGGTCCAGTTCGGCGCTGGTGGTCGGCTGCATGACGATTTCCGCGTCATCACCCTTGAAGCCTGCGGCCTCCAGGGCATTGCGCACCGCGTAGAAACTGGTGAACGAGGTGAACACGTCGATCGAGCCGTCTTCGTGGCTGACCACGTCGTCGGCATCGGCTTCCAGCGCCGCTTCTGTCAGCGCGTCCTCATCGACACCCGGCGCAAAGCTGATCTGCCCCTTGCGTTCGAACAGGTAAGCTACCGAACCGTCGGTACCGAGGTTGCCGCCACACTTGCTGAACGCGTGGCGCACGGCCGCTGCGGTACGGTTGCGGTTGTCGGTCATGCACTCGACCATTACGGCAACGCCGCCCGGGCCGTAGCCTTCATAGGTCAACTCTTCAACGTTGTCGGCTTCGGTCGCGCCGGCGCCACGGGCCACGGCACGGTCGATGATGTCCCGGCTCATGTTGGCGCCCAGTGCCTTGTCCAGTGCCAGACGCAGACGCGGGTTGGAGCCCGGATCACCGCCGCCCTGACGGGCCGCCACGGTCAGTTCGCGGATCCACTTGGTGAAGATCTTGCCTCTCTTGGCATCCTGGCGTTCTTTGCGGTGCTTGATGTTCGCCCACTTGGAATGACCTGCCATAACTCGCTCCGAATTCTCTTGAACAATGCCCGCCATGCAACTGCATCGGCCAGCAAAAAAATCTTGTTTTCAATCACTGCAGAAAGAAAAAAGGCGCATCCGAAGATGCGCCTTCAGGCCCGTCTTACTCGGCCTTTGGCGTTTCACGCAAACGAATGTGCAATTCGCGCAATGCCTTCGCATCCACGACACCCGGCGCCTGCGTCATCACGTCGGCAGCACTCTGGGTTTTCGGGAAGGCGATCACTTCACGGATCGACTGGGCGCCGGTCATCAGCATCACCAGACGGTCCAGACCGAAGGCCAGACCGCCATGCGGCGGCGCGCCGTATTTCAGGGCGTCGAGCAGGAAGCCGAACTTCTCTTCCTGTTCCGCTTCGTTGATGCCCAGCAGACGGAATACCGCTTGCTGCATTTCTTTACGGTGGATACGGATCGAACCGCCACCCAGCTCGGTGCCGTTCAGCACCATGTCGTAGGCACGGGACAGAGCGCCGGCCGGGTTGGCTTCCAGCTCTTCCGGCGAGCACTTCGGTGCGGTGAACGGGTGGTGCAGCGCGGAGAAGCTGCCGTCGTCGTTCTCTTCGAACATCGGGAAGTCGACGACCCACATCGGTGCCCACTCGCAGGTCAGCAGCTTCAGGTCGTGACCGAGCTTGATACGCAGCGCGCCCAGGGCTTCGCTGACGATCTTGGCCTTGTCGGCGCCGAAGAACACGATGTCGCCGTCGACTGCACCGACGCGATCGAGGATCACGTTCAGCTTGTCTTCAGGGATGTTTTTCACGATCGGCGATTGCAGGCCTTCTACACCAGCAGCGCGCTCGTTGACCTTGATGTACGCCAGGCCCTTGGCACCGTAGATGCCGACGAACTTGGTGTAGTCGTCGATCTGCTTGCGCGGCATGCTCGCCCCGCCTGGAACGCGCAGCGCGGCGATACGGCATTTCGGGTCGTTGGCAGGGCCGCTGAAGACTTTGAAATCAACTTCTTTCAGCTGATCGGCCACGTCGACCAGTTCCAGCGGGTTACGCAGGTCCGGCTTGTCGGAACCGTAACGGCGCATGGCTTCTTCGAAGGTCATGTGCGGGAACTCACCGAACTCCAGATCCAGCACTTCCTTGAACAGGTTGCGGATCATGCCTTCGGTCAGGCCCATGATGTCTTTTTCGTCGAGGAAGCTGGTCTCGATGTCGATCTGAGTGAACTCAGGCTGACGGTCGGCACGCAGGTCTTCGTCGCGGAAGCACTTGGCGATCTGGTAGTAGCGGTCGAAGCCGGCGACCATCAGCAGCTGCTTGAACAGCTGTGGCGATTGCGGCAGGGCGAAGAACGAACCGGCGTGGGTACGGCTCGGTACGAGGTAGTCGCGCGCGCCTTCCGGAGTGGCACGGGTCAGGATCGGCGTTTCGACGTCGAGGAAGCCGTTCTCGTCGAGATAGCGACGGATGCTGGTGGTCATGCGCGAACGCAGACGCAGCTTCTCGGCCATTTCCGGACGACGCAGGTCCAGGAAGCGATAGCGCAGACGGGTTTCCTCGCCCACGTCGGAGAACTCGTTCAGCGGGAACGGCGGGGTTTCCGACTCGTTCAGCACTTCGAGCTCGTAGCCCAGCACTTCGATCATGCCCGACGCCATGTTGGCGTTGGTGGCACCGGCCGGACGCAGACGCACCTTGCCGGTGATCTTCACGACGTATTCGCTGCGCACGCGATCGGCGGCGGCGAAGCTCTCGGCGCGATCCGGATCGAACACTACCTGGGCCAGACCGTCACGATCACGGATATCGAGGAAAATCACCCCGCCGTGGTCGCGACGACGGTGAACCCATCCGCAAAGGGTAATTTCCTGGCCTTCCAGGCTTTCGTTCAGTTGGCCGCAATAATGGCTGCGCATCATGGTAGTGGTTCGCTTCTCGTAATTCGAAATTCGGTGGAGATCCTGCTGCACTCAAGCACTGTGCAACCTGTGGAAACTCGCGCGTGTCGTTCGACCTGGGTTTGAACCCTAGTCAGATTTGTCGCCACCGGCCAGATTCTTCTTCGCGCCGGTCTTGAAATCGGTTTCGTACCAGCCGCTGCCGCTGAGGCGAAAGCCCGGCATCGACAGCTGCTTCTTGAGTTCCGGCGCCTGACAGGCAGGGCAATCGACCAGTGGTGCGTCGCTGATCTTTTGAATGGCTTCCAACTGATGACCACAGGAAGCACATTGGTAATCGTACATCGGCATGGGGTTGTCTCGGCAATCAGATTGCCAGCACGCGCAGGGCGGTGCGGCGAAAGAGCGGGATTATATCCATTAAATGCGGCCTGTGCAGCCGGAAGACTGCACAGGCCGTCTCGTCAGTGACAACCTTCGTCGTGCATCCCCGGAGAATCCCGCAGGCCATGCACCACACACATCACCCGCACCAGACCGCTGAAGTTTTTCACCCCGCCATGACGCAGGTGCACTTCACGATCGACGCGGGACAACAGCGTGCCGACCGAACAGCAATTGTCCTCGGCCATCCGGCCCAGGATGTTCCAGTAAACCTGCTCCAGCCGCATGCAGGTCGCAAACCCGTTCAAACGCACCGAACGGGATAACGGCCGGATCAACGCCATGTCGAACCCGCCGAGCAAAGGTTCTGTGGCGCTCTCCCGTTGCGAACCGACTGCGATCTCTCTTCGCCTGTCTCCAACTTCCATATCGTTGACACTCCTTTGTCATCTCTGCGCCCGTTATCAAGGCAACTTCCCGTGACCTCATTAAATGCGCAGGCACGAAGGCAGTTCCAGATGACTTTTTGACCATCGACGTAGGATAAGCCAACGCGACAAGGAGGATCATGGAGCGGTGGATCGTCTTTCCTGTTTCCTACAGGAAGGAGTGACATTTCCAGGAAAAAAGAGGACAGCGCACGAAAAGGGGTCCGTGCGCTTCCCGTCATCAGGCCTCAAGCAATGCGCGCAGCATCCACGCGGTTTTCTCGTGAACCTGCATGCGCTGGGTCAGCAGGTCGGCGGTAGGTTCATCGCTGACCTTGTCCAGCAGAGGGAAAATGCCCCGTGCGGTCCGGGTGACGGCTTCCTGACCTTCCACCAACTGCTTGATCATGTCTTCGGCACTTGGCACGCCGACTTCCTCTTTAATAGAAGACAGACGTGCGTAAGTCGCATAGGCACCCGGTGCGGGAAAACCCAGCGCCCGGATACGTTCGGCGATCAAATCCACCGCCAGGGCCAATTCGTTGTATTGCTCCTCGAACATCAGATGCAGGGTCCGGAACATCGGCCCGGTGACGTTCCAGTGGAAGTTGTGAGTCTTCAGATACAGCACGTAGGTGTCCGACAGCAGGCGCGAGAGCCCTTCGACGATGGACTTGCGGTCTTCTTCACTGATACCGATATCGATTGCCATGTTTACCCCCTAACGGCGATTGAATTCATCCAGCAGGTGTCGTTCCACTGTAGCAAGGCGACCCACCCCCCGCAGCCCCCGTATGAACGCGATAGACGCGACAAATCGTCCGACGCCTGCCGCTGGCCGGCGTGATTTGAGTACCCGCAGGCTTTGCTGTTAAATAGGCAGTGTGTCGCTACGCCCCGTTTTCCGGGCCTGCGCATAGGCTGATGCCGGGTACGTGTCCAACGCCTCTTATTGTTCCGAAGCGAACCGTGCGCCTTCAGCTCTTCCTTGTGAGCCGTCATAACGTGAGTCAATAAAAATGTTGAAAATCGTCCACCTGCTAATGGGCGCAGCAGCCTTGCTGCTGTCCTTCATACCCAGCCTGAAGTCCGAAGCGGTACCTTACCTGCAACAACCCGATGCACTTTACCTGGCCTTTTTCGGCCTGCTGAACCTGATCCTTGCGCCAGTTATCCCCTACTGGAACAAAGGTCCGCGCCAGCATCTGCAAAATCTGGTCAGCGCCCTGCTGGTGCTGACTGTCGTCCTGCAAACCCTGACCCTGATCGCGCCGATGCCTGTCATCGCCGGCCAGCCAGCTGTGCTGTTCAGCCTGGTCATTGCTCTGGTTGCCGTGGCGGTACACCTGGCCGTCAGCTTCTATAAATCCTCACCGGCCGCCGCCGCGCAAAGCTACGACATGAGCAACCGCGATACCGGCACCGTCAAGTGGTTCAACACCTCCAAAGGCTTCGGCTTTATCTCCCGGGACTCCGGCGATGATATTTTCGTGCACTTTCGCGCCATCCGTGGCGAAGGCCACCGCGTTCTGGTCGAAGGCCAGCGCGTGGAGTTCTCGGTGATGAACCGTGACAAGGGCCTGCAGGCCGAAGACGTGATCGCTGCCCTGCCGCGCCGCTGATCCACGTCCCCGCAATAAAAAAACCGCGAACAGCCTGGCTGTTCGCGGTTTTTTAATGGGAGCACGGGAGCATCCCCGCATACATTTCAATAGTGTGGCGGTGGCGCATCTTCTTCAAAAGACCCGATCTGCCCCACCATCTCCTCCTGACGCTTGAGTACGGCTGCCATCTGCAATTGCAGACGCTCGACCACACGCTGCTGTTCCACCAGCACGTCGTTCAATGCCTGGATGGTGTCGTCCTGAAACGCCAGGCGGCTTTCCAGCTCGGTAACACGTTGTTCAAGGCTCATGACTCAGCCCTCCAGAAAGGTGAAATCTTCGTCCAGCACCAGACGCAGGCGCTCGCGAATCGCGGCCACTTGCCCG is a window from the Pseudomonas gozinkensis genome containing:
- the tolQ gene encoding protein TolQ is translated as MEANVVDHSSMWSLVSNASIVVQLVMLTLVAASVTSWIMIFQRSNLLRAGRRALESFEERFWSGIDLSKLYRQAGSNPDPDSGVEQIFRAGFKEFSRLRQQPGVDPEAVMEGVARAMRVAISREEEKLEQSLPFLATVGSVSPYIGLFGTVWGIMNSFRGLASAQQATLATVAPGIAEALIATAIGLFAAIPAVIAYNRFSARSETLLSRYYTFADEFQAILHRKVHTSEE
- the ruvC gene encoding crossover junction endodeoxyribonuclease RuvC, which encodes MTLILGIDPGSRITGYGIVRDTGRGGCIYVASGCIRTGAGELHERLQIVYRGVREIIQTYGPVTMGIEKVFMAKNADSALKLGQARGAAIVAGAEESLEIAEYTATQVKQAVVGTGAANKEQVQMMVMHMLKLTSKPQIDASDALAIAICHAHTRSSLLPHGLGTARSRGGRLRL
- the ybgC gene encoding tol-pal system-associated acyl-CoA thioesterase, giving the protein MRAQNGLESFAHRCRVYYEDTDAGGIVYYVNYLKFMERARTERLRELGFAQSALAGEDLLFVVHSSEARYHAPARLDDELLVSADVIELNRASLRFRQQVRRATDNVLLCEGQFLVACVRTNSLKPRALPEDLRAAFADAVGTGTHSKQEIKRGS
- a CDS encoding Dps family protein, which produces MAIDIGISEEDRKSIVEGLSRLLSDTYVLYLKTHNFHWNVTGPMFRTLHLMFEEQYNELALAVDLIAERIRALGFPAPGAYATYARLSSIKEEVGVPSAEDMIKQLVEGQEAVTRTARGIFPLLDKVSDEPTADLLTQRMQVHEKTAWMLRALLEA
- a CDS encoding YebC/PmpR family DNA-binding transcriptional regulator → MAGHSKWANIKHRKERQDAKRGKIFTKWIRELTVAARQGGGDPGSNPRLRLALDKALGANMSRDIIDRAVARGAGATEADNVEELTYEGYGPGGVAVMVECMTDNRNRTAAAVRHAFSKCGGNLGTDGSVAYLFERKGQISFAPGVDEDALTEAALEADADDVVSHEDGSIDVFTSFTSFYAVRNALEAAGFKGDDAEIVMQPTTSAELDLEGAEKVLKLIDMLEDLDDVQNVYSNADIPEDVAAQLG
- the aspS gene encoding aspartate--tRNA ligase — encoded protein: MMRSHYCGQLNESLEGQEITLCGWVHRRRDHGGVIFLDIRDRDGLAQVVFDPDRAESFAAADRVRSEYVVKITGKVRLRPAGATNANMASGMIEVLGYELEVLNESETPPFPLNEFSDVGEETRLRYRFLDLRRPEMAEKLRLRSRMTTSIRRYLDENGFLDVETPILTRATPEGARDYLVPSRTHAGSFFALPQSPQLFKQLLMVAGFDRYYQIAKCFRDEDLRADRQPEFTQIDIETSFLDEKDIMGLTEGMIRNLFKEVLDLEFGEFPHMTFEEAMRRYGSDKPDLRNPLELVDVADQLKEVDFKVFSGPANDPKCRIAALRVPGGASMPRKQIDDYTKFVGIYGAKGLAYIKVNERAAGVEGLQSPIVKNIPEDKLNVILDRVGAVDGDIVFFGADKAKIVSEALGALRIKLGHDLKLLTCEWAPMWVVDFPMFEENDDGSFSALHHPFTAPKCSPEELEANPAGALSRAYDMVLNGTELGGGSIRIHRKEMQQAVFRLLGINEAEQEEKFGFLLDALKYGAPPHGGLAFGLDRLVMLMTGAQSIREVIAFPKTQSAADVMTQAPGVVDAKALRELHIRLRETPKAE
- the ruvB gene encoding Holliday junction branch migration DNA helicase RuvB, with amino-acid sequence MIEADRLIAATHSPREREEVQDRAIRPVSLAEYIGQPTVREQMELFIQAARGRSESLDHTLIFGPPGLGKTTLANIIAQEMGVSIKSTSGPVLERPGDLAALLTNLEPHDVLFIDEIHRLSPIVEEVLYPAMEDFQLDIMIGEGPAARSIKLDLPPFTLVGATTRAGMLTNPLRDRFGIVQRLEFYSTADLATIVSRSANILGLPLDPEGAFEIARRARGTPRIANRLLRRVRDFAEVRAKGHITKSVADLALNLLDVDEHGFDHQDRRLLLTMIEKFDGGPVGIDSLAAAISEERHTIEDVLEPYLIQQGYIMRTPRGRVVTRHAYLHFGLNIPTRMGEMPVVDEFLDAVDD
- the ruvA gene encoding Holliday junction branch migration protein RuvA, which encodes MIGRLRGTLAEKQPPHLILDVNGLGYELEVPMTTLYRLPSVGEPLTLHTHLVVREDAQLLYGFAGKRERDFFRELIRLNGVGPKLALALMSSLEVDELIRCVQSQDTSALTKVPGVGKKTAERLLVELKDRFKAWETSPAMFALVPNQPDGPAPVNTAENDAVSALISLGYKPQEASKAISAIKEKGLSSEDMIRRALKGMI
- a CDS encoding SlyX family protein gives rise to the protein MSLEQRVTELESRLAFQDDTIQALNDVLVEQQRVVERLQLQMAAVLKRQEEMVGQIGSFEEDAPPPHY
- a CDS encoding ribbon-helix-helix domain-containing protein, producing the protein MEVGDRRREIAVGSQRESATEPLLGGFDMALIRPLSRSVRLNGFATCMRLEQVYWNILGRMAEDNCCSVGTLLSRVDREVHLRHGGVKNFSGLVRVMCVVHGLRDSPGMHDEGCH
- a CDS encoding FmdB family zinc ribbon protein, giving the protein MPMYDYQCASCGHQLEAIQKISDAPLVDCPACQAPELKKQLSMPGFRLSGSGWYETDFKTGAKKNLAGGDKSD
- a CDS encoding cold-shock protein, which encodes MLKIVHLLMGAAALLLSFIPSLKSEAVPYLQQPDALYLAFFGLLNLILAPVIPYWNKGPRQHLQNLVSALLVLTVVLQTLTLIAPMPVIAGQPAVLFSLVIALVAVAVHLAVSFYKSSPAAAAQSYDMSNRDTGTVKWFNTSKGFGFISRDSGDDIFVHFRAIRGEGHRVLVEGQRVEFSVMNRDKGLQAEDVIAALPRR